The nucleotide sequence TACGTGCACACGCCGTCCCGAGTTGAATCCGTCGCTCTCCGGAAGCCTGCCGCCAGGACTCGAACCGATGCAAGACGTTCCGGGTCACTCGCTGACGCTCGCTTCCCGGGCTGCGACTTCCGTGTTCGACCCTGGGGTACGCCGTCCTTGACGATAGCTATCGCTCGGCGATGAAACGCCTCGCAGAATCGTCAAGAGACGCCGTCCCGAGAACTGCGCAGCAGTTCTCGTGGGCCGGAAAATCGCTTCGCGATTTTACGCCGCCGTCAGAGCAAGCTCTGACGTGCCGTGAATTTCACAGAAATTCACGCCGCCGCCAGGACTCGAACCGATGCAAGACGGTCTTGCTCGTTCGCTGCGCTCACTGCGCGAGCTGCGACTTCCGTATTCGAGTCCTGGATGATCTCGTATTCACCGGCGACGATGCTCGGAGCAGACGCTCCTCGCGAGTTGTCGCCGGTAGAAGTACGCCGCCGCCAGGACTCGAACCTGGGACAACCACGTTAACAGCGTGGTGCTCTACCATCTGAGCTACGGCGGCAGACACTCCAGGGTAATCGGAGTTATTTGATAGGGCTTTCGCTTTCGTCCGGTCGCCGGGTGGCGGTCGCGACGCATCGATACGCTTTCCCGTTCCTGCCGGTACGGTTTCTGTATGTCTGAGGAGCTTACGGGCGTTCTCCAGGCGGTTCGACAGCGCGTCGAACCGACCGACGCCGAGCGGGAACGCCTCGACCGGGCGGCAACGGAGGTGATCGACCGGGCCGAAGCGGCGCTCGAGGAGCAAGGCATCGACGGCGACGTCATGCTCGTCGGCTCCACCGCCCGAAACACCTGGATCGCCGGCGACCGCGACGTCGACGTCTTCGTCCGATTCCCACCCGACACTGAGCGCCAACGGCTCGAATCGGTCGGCCTCGACATCGGCCACGCAGTCCTCCCTGACGGCCACGAGGAATACGCCGAACACCCCTACGTCGTCGGGGAAGTCGACGGCTACGACGTCGATCTGGTCCCCTGCTACGACGTCGAGGATGCGACCGCGATCCAGTCAGCCGTGGATCGCACGCCGTTTCACACCGAATATCTCCGGACCCGCCTCGACGACGACCTCGCCGACGATGTCCGGCTCTGTAAAGCCTTCCTCAAGGGAATCGGCGTCTACGGGAGCGACCTCCGAACCCAGGGGTTCTCGGGCTATTTGACCGAACTGCTGGTGCTGGAACACGACGGCTTCCGATCGCTGATCGAGGCCGCGGCCGAATGGCACCCACCCGTCCGCTTCGATCCGGAAGATCACGGTACCGCCACGTTCGACGACGAACTCGTGGTCATCGACCCGACTGATCCCGAGCGCAACGTCGCCGCGGCGCTGTCGACGGCGAACCTCGCCCGCTTTCAGCACTACGCCCGGGAGCTACTCGCCGAGCCACGTGGGTCACTGTTCGACCCATCCGAACCGGAACCGCTCGATCCGGTAGCAGTCCGGGCAGCCTTCGACGAGCGCGGGACCACACCCGTCGCACTCACGTTCGAAACGCCGGCTCTCGTCGAGGACGATCTCTACCCCCAACTCGAGAAGTCACTCGATGGGGTCGGCGGACTGCTCGATCGTCACGGCTTCGACGTGTTGCGATCGGCTGCCTTCGCCGACGAACGGGCCGTGCTCCTGTTTGAACTCGAAGTCGCCCAGCGACCGGCGATCGAGCGCCACGTCGGCCCACCGGTCCACGTTCGCGAGCACGCCGATGGCTTCTACGAGAAATACGCCGACACGGACGTCTACGGACCGTTCGTGAGCGACGATCGCTACGTCGTCGAGCGCGAGCGGGCCTACCGGACCGCGGCCGAGTTACTCGAAAGCGACGCGCTGTTCGATGTCGCACTCGGGACGGATGTCGAGAGTGCTCTCAAGACGGACCATACGGTGCTGATTGGGCCAGCCGTCGGCACACTCGCCGAGACTTTCGGGCGGGAACTCGCCGGCTATCTCGACCCGAAGCCCTGATACACCAGCGAGTCGAGGACGTTCTGTCCCCCGTCGGTCGGCACTGCCTCGATCGACTCAGCCTCCGCACCATTGAGGACCTCGTGAATCTCCCGAACGCCGGCCGAGAGCGTTTCGAGCCCGTAGCCG is from Halorhabdus sp. BNX81 and encodes:
- the cca gene encoding CCA tRNA nucleotidyltransferase; its protein translation is MSEELTGVLQAVRQRVEPTDAERERLDRAATEVIDRAEAALEEQGIDGDVMLVGSTARNTWIAGDRDVDVFVRFPPDTERQRLESVGLDIGHAVLPDGHEEYAEHPYVVGEVDGYDVDLVPCYDVEDATAIQSAVDRTPFHTEYLRTRLDDDLADDVRLCKAFLKGIGVYGSDLRTQGFSGYLTELLVLEHDGFRSLIEAAAEWHPPVRFDPEDHGTATFDDELVVIDPTDPERNVAAALSTANLARFQHYARELLAEPRGSLFDPSEPEPLDPVAVRAAFDERGTTPVALTFETPALVEDDLYPQLEKSLDGVGGLLDRHGFDVLRSAAFADERAVLLFELEVAQRPAIERHVGPPVHVREHADGFYEKYADTDVYGPFVSDDRYVVERERAYRTAAELLESDALFDVALGTDVESALKTDHTVLIGPAVGTLAETFGRELAGYLDPKP